In Methanothrix sp., a genomic segment contains:
- the gatD gene encoding Glu-tRNA(Gln) amidotransferase subunit GatD encodes MDLGDRVLVERNGVSYEGVLMPPIRADRVVIKLKNGYNIGLRAKEGEIKLIEKGQEIEPPLLEHHLRKKPGLPDVSILSTGGTIASRVDYRTGAVSSQFSAERIISAIPELEEIANYRAHVIYQVLSENMRTEYWTSLARSVAEEIRSGAEGVIITHGTDTMTYTAAALSFMLKTPVPVVLVGSQRSSDRPSSDAPMNATCAATVAISDIAEVCVVMHGTTSDDYCTIHRGTRARKMHTSRRDAFQSINQHPLGRVDYLSREVETYLPYRRRGEVELELKERLEPKCALVKYTPGSSPDILHYYIEKGYRGIVLEGTGLGHVSSDWIEGIVRAREEDIPVVITSQCLRGRICDRVYDTGRDMLDAGAIEGSDMLPEVALVKLMWVLANNPAEVGPVMKTSLAEEISPFTPITV; translated from the coding sequence ATGGATCTGGGAGATAGAGTCTTGGTGGAGAGGAACGGCGTCTCCTATGAGGGAGTTCTTATGCCACCCATTCGTGCGGATCGTGTGGTCATAAAGCTCAAGAACGGCTATAACATCGGCCTGAGGGCAAAAGAGGGAGAGATCAAGCTCATAGAGAAGGGGCAGGAGATCGAACCTCCACTGCTGGAGCATCACTTAAGAAAAAAGCCTGGACTGCCTGATGTATCCATTCTCTCAACTGGTGGGACCATAGCCAGCAGGGTCGACTACCGGACAGGAGCTGTAAGCAGCCAGTTCTCTGCCGAAAGGATCATCTCCGCCATCCCTGAGCTGGAGGAGATCGCCAATTATCGGGCCCATGTGATCTACCAGGTCCTGAGCGAGAATATGCGCACAGAGTACTGGACCTCACTTGCGCGGTCAGTGGCGGAGGAGATCAGGAGTGGCGCTGAAGGGGTGATCATAACCCATGGCACAGACACCATGACGTACACCGCCGCAGCACTATCATTCATGCTTAAAACCCCAGTTCCTGTTGTCCTGGTCGGCTCTCAGAGAAGCTCTGATCGCCCCAGCAGCGATGCCCCCATGAATGCCACCTGTGCGGCCACAGTCGCCATAAGCGATATCGCTGAGGTTTGCGTGGTCATGCATGGCACAACCAGTGACGATTACTGCACCATTCATCGCGGGACAAGGGCTCGAAAGATGCATACCTCTCGCCGGGATGCTTTCCAGAGCATAAATCAGCATCCTTTGGGCAGGGTCGATTACCTGAGCAGAGAGGTCGAGACTTACCTCCCCTATCGCCGGCGGGGAGAGGTGGAGCTGGAGCTGAAGGAGAGGCTTGAGCCTAAATGCGCTCTGGTCAAATATACTCCGGGATCCTCTCCAGATATCCTCCATTATTACATCGAGAAGGGCTACCGGGGAATAGTGCTGGAGGGAACGGGCTTAGGTCACGTCTCCTCGGACTGGATAGAGGGCATTGTCAGGGCAAGAGAGGAGGACATACCGGTTGTCATCACCTCTCAATGTCTGCGGGGGAGGATATGCGACCGGGTGTACGATACGGGAAGAGATATGCTGGATGCCGGTGCTATTGAGGGCAGCGACATGCTTCCCGAGGTGGCTTTGGTCAAGCTGATGTGGGTCCTGGCCAACAATCCGGCAGAGGTCGGTCCGGTGATGAAGACCTCGCTGGCAGAGGAGATCTCCCCCTTCACGCCGATCACTGTATGA
- a CDS encoding XTP/dITP diphosphatase: MNGLPGDRMISFITSNKGKYVEARAIIDDLVQRDLGYTEIQAETLEEVAVYGMKEIMARIDGPAMLEDAGLFVTALGGFPGVYSAYVQKTIGNAGMLRLMEGISDRRASFMSVVAYVEPGLEIQMFRGMVEGQIGYEARGSAGFGYDPIFYVGDRSLAEMNLEEKNRISHRAAAMHALKEWLEAR, from the coding sequence ATGAATGGACTGCCGGGAGATAGGATGATCAGCTTTATCACCAGCAATAAGGGAAAGTATGTGGAGGCCCGGGCCATCATCGATGACCTGGTGCAAAGGGACCTGGGCTACACTGAGATTCAGGCGGAGACTCTGGAAGAGGTGGCAGTCTATGGCATGAAAGAGATCATGGCCAGGATTGATGGGCCAGCAATGCTGGAGGATGCAGGCCTTTTCGTTACAGCGCTGGGCGGCTTTCCCGGGGTGTACTCCGCCTATGTTCAGAAGACCATTGGCAATGCAGGAATGCTTCGACTGATGGAGGGCATCTCTGATCGTAGGGCTTCTTTCATGTCAGTGGTCGCATATGTCGAGCCCGGGCTTGAGATCCAGATGTTTCGAGGGATGGTGGAGGGGCAGATCGGCTATGAGGCACGGGGAAGCGCTGGATTTGGCTACGATCCCATATTCTATGTCGGGGATAGGAGCCTGGCGGAGATGAATCTGGAGGAGAAGAATCGCATCTCTCACCGCGCAGCCGCTATGCACGCTTTGAAGGAATGGCTGGAGGCCCGCTGA
- a CDS encoding methyltransferase domain-containing protein — protein sequence MRDEETSGIRGLAEGMAMHRWDPSTYMKSSSPQKRWAEELISKIPIQGDERVLDIGCGDGKITAWISRLVPRGSVVGLDSSPEMISFARSQFPAEEWPNLNFQQGDARDLPYNNQFDLVLSFAALHWILDHGPVLAGIRRSLRGGGRVYMQFGGRGNAATILDIAGGMIQEERWSVYFEGFRFPYGFYGAEEYRSWLDASGLRAVRVELLPKDMLQRGREGLASWIKSTWLPYLERVPERLRSDFVSELVERYIQFHPPDEKGDIHVGMVRLEVEAWKGMEAGAESSDQA from the coding sequence GTGAGAGACGAAGAGACCAGCGGTATCCGAGGACTGGCAGAAGGCATGGCCATGCACAGATGGGATCCCAGTACATATATGAAGAGCTCTTCCCCTCAGAAGAGGTGGGCTGAGGAGCTTATATCCAAGATCCCAATTCAGGGGGATGAGAGGGTGCTCGATATCGGTTGTGGTGATGGTAAGATCACTGCCTGGATATCGCGCCTCGTTCCCAGAGGATCGGTGGTAGGGCTTGATAGCTCCCCGGAGATGATCAGCTTTGCCCGGTCCCAATTCCCGGCAGAGGAGTGGCCCAACCTCAATTTCCAGCAGGGAGATGCCCGGGATCTGCCATACAACAATCAGTTCGACCTCGTCCTCTCATTTGCTGCTCTGCACTGGATCCTTGACCATGGACCGGTGTTGGCAGGGATCAGGCGGAGCCTGAGGGGAGGCGGGCGGGTTTATATGCAGTTTGGGGGGAGGGGCAATGCTGCCACTATTCTGGACATCGCCGGGGGGATGATCCAGGAGGAGAGGTGGTCTGTTTACTTCGAAGGATTTCGATTTCCTTACGGCTTTTACGGAGCGGAGGAGTACCGGAGCTGGCTGGATGCTTCCGGCCTGAGAGCAGTCCGGGTGGAGCTATTGCCGAAGGATATGCTCCAGAGGGGCAGAGAGGGGCTGGCCTCATGGATCAAGAGCACCTGGCTGCCTTATCTGGAACGGGTTCCGGAAAGGCTGAGATCGGATTTCGTCAGTGAGCTGGTCGAGAGATACATCCAGTTTCATCCTCCGGATGAGAAGGGAGATATCCATGTGGGGATGGTGAGGCTGGAGGTGGAGGCCTGGAAGGGGATGGAGGCGGGGGCGGAAAGCTCCGATCAAGCTTAA